In Sphaeramia orbicularis chromosome 1, fSphaOr1.1, whole genome shotgun sequence, a genomic segment contains:
- the LOC115425422 gene encoding tumor necrosis factor ligand superfamily member 14-like isoform X1 has translation MVEGGVGTSPHVFVVDSQASYASLPSKKKPWWNRVRQRFLLPLLGLVLFGLAVEGFFLYKLYQKTEMFFCLPPSLCHNQSNPQISAQLGGPVPSPGRTEVGSVEFHTTQPLPDQLKRRPMAHLLGPRGSVGPDNVVLWQKQGEAFTLDMGYNNGRLVTEKEGYYYLYSKVHLNAAKECLVISHKVLKNTNAYGKPIELMKSKSFRCPTQEPPSQRSSNAENLWNSFLAGIFHLEKGDQIYVTLDNGQSLRPGPTDSFMGAFMISP, from the exons ATGGTGGAGGGCGGCGTGGGTACCAGCCCTCATGTGTTTGTGGTGGACAGCCAAGCCAGCTATGCCTCCCTTCCCAGCAAAAAGAAGCCGTGGTGGAACAGAGTACGGCAAAGGTTTCTTCTCCCGCTGCTGGGACTGGTCTTGTTTGGACTTGCTGTTGAGGGATTTTTCCTGTATAAACTGTACCAAAAAACTGAG ATGTTCTTCTGTTTGCCGCCTTCTCTCTGCCATAACCAGTCAAATCCCCAAATATCTGCCCAACTT GGCGGCCCCGTACCGAGTCCAGGGCGAACTGAAG TAGGGTCGGTTGAGTTTCACACAACGCAACCACTTCCAGATCAGCTGAAACGGCGACCCATGGCGCACCTGCTAG GCCCCAGAGGTTCTGTGGGGCCAGACAATGTGGTGCTGTGGCAAAAACAGGGTGAGGCTTTCACCTTGGACATGGGCTACAACAATGGCCGGTTGGTGACTGAGAAAGAAGGTTACTACTACCTCTACTCCAAAGTTCATCTAAATGCTGCGAAAGAATGTTTGGTTATCAGTCACAAAGTCTTGAAGAACACAAATGCTTACGGAAAGCCGATAGAGCTTATGAAATCAAAAAG TTTCCGCTGTCCAACCCAAGAACCCCCGAGTCAGAGATCTTCAAATGCAGAGAATCTGTGGAACAGTTTTCTTGCAGGCATCTTCCACCTTGAAAAAGGAGATCAAATTTATGTCACACTGGACAATGGACAGTCATTGCGTCCAGGACCGACTGACAGCTTCATGGGGGCCTTCATGATATCTCCTTAG
- the LOC115425422 gene encoding tumor necrosis factor ligand superfamily member 14-like isoform X2: MVEGGVGTSPHVFVVDSQASYASLPSKKKPWWNRVRQRFLLPLLGLVLFGLAVEGFFLYKLYQKTEMFFCLPPSLCHNQSNPQISAQLGGPVPSPGRTEGSVEFHTTQPLPDQLKRRPMAHLLGPRGSVGPDNVVLWQKQGEAFTLDMGYNNGRLVTEKEGYYYLYSKVHLNAAKECLVISHKVLKNTNAYGKPIELMKSKSFRCPTQEPPSQRSSNAENLWNSFLAGIFHLEKGDQIYVTLDNGQSLRPGPTDSFMGAFMISP, encoded by the exons ATGGTGGAGGGCGGCGTGGGTACCAGCCCTCATGTGTTTGTGGTGGACAGCCAAGCCAGCTATGCCTCCCTTCCCAGCAAAAAGAAGCCGTGGTGGAACAGAGTACGGCAAAGGTTTCTTCTCCCGCTGCTGGGACTGGTCTTGTTTGGACTTGCTGTTGAGGGATTTTTCCTGTATAAACTGTACCAAAAAACTGAG ATGTTCTTCTGTTTGCCGCCTTCTCTCTGCCATAACCAGTCAAATCCCCAAATATCTGCCCAACTT GGCGGCCCCGTACCGAGTCCAGGGCGAACTGAAG GGTCGGTTGAGTTTCACACAACGCAACCACTTCCAGATCAGCTGAAACGGCGACCCATGGCGCACCTGCTAG GCCCCAGAGGTTCTGTGGGGCCAGACAATGTGGTGCTGTGGCAAAAACAGGGTGAGGCTTTCACCTTGGACATGGGCTACAACAATGGCCGGTTGGTGACTGAGAAAGAAGGTTACTACTACCTCTACTCCAAAGTTCATCTAAATGCTGCGAAAGAATGTTTGGTTATCAGTCACAAAGTCTTGAAGAACACAAATGCTTACGGAAAGCCGATAGAGCTTATGAAATCAAAAAG TTTCCGCTGTCCAACCCAAGAACCCCCGAGTCAGAGATCTTCAAATGCAGAGAATCTGTGGAACAGTTTTCTTGCAGGCATCTTCCACCTTGAAAAAGGAGATCAAATTTATGTCACACTGGACAATGGACAGTCATTGCGTCCAGGACCGACTGACAGCTTCATGGGGGCCTTCATGATATCTCCTTAG
- the LOC115426733 gene encoding uncharacterized protein LOC115426733, whose translation MDVESLQKSGRRRGHCLDTCLVISVVVLFVSVAAVGAGVVLAVRDLQSKVAPPARYPFAAPLSTEPTDSPVYKMQNFAYLEASSSELQSSTMKWRVIDYGAGDSLGSNFLFDSAQNSLKVKREGIYFMYVNLNFTCSYRCKAGVLSVDLDDKLTCKVELPEVSNSKPVTKKCWTVSWMDTVGSVLPQMTVPEGLENWKLELRGSGFGMFLVD comes from the exons ATGGACGTAGAGTCTCTGCAGAAAAGTGGACGCCGGCGTGGACATTGTCTGGACACTTGTCTGGTCATTTCTGTGGTTGTTCTGTTTGTATCCGTGGCTGCAGTGGGGGCCGGTGTGGTCCTGGCTGTCAGGGACCTCCAGTCCAAAGTGGCTCCCCCCGCTCGGTACCCATTTGCGGCCCCACTTTCAACAGAGCCCACAGACTCCCCAGTTTATaag ATGCAGAATTTTGCCTACCTGGAAGCCAGCTCAA GTGAATTACAGAGCTCCACCATGAAATGGCGTGTCATCGACTACGGTGCTGGAGATTCTCTGGGAAGCAACTTCCTTTTCGACTCAGCGCAGAATTCACTTAAGGTCAAACGAGAGGGGATCTACTTCATGTATGTTAATCTCAATTTCACCTGCTCATATCGCTGCAAGGCCGGTGTCCTCAGTGTGGATCTGGACGATAAACTCACCTGCAAGGTTGAACTTCCAGAGGTTTCAAACTCAAAACCTGTGACCAAGAAGTGCTGGACGGTGAGCTGGATGGACACAGTGGGCAGTGTGCTGCCTCAAATGACCGTACCAGAGGGACTGGAGAACTGGAAGCTGGAGCTGAGGGGCTCAGGATTTGGGATGTTCCTTGTGGACTAA